In a genomic window of Agarivorans albus:
- a CDS encoding bacterioferritin-associated ferredoxin — MFVCLCHGITDKQIKEAVQQGCENLADVRKKNGVASECGKCARMAKTIIDKELSITPKYYEVA; from the coding sequence ATGTTTGTATGTTTATGCCACGGCATTACTGATAAGCAAATTAAAGAAGCAGTACAACAGGGCTGTGAAAACTTAGCTGATGTACGCAAAAAGAATGGCGTTGCTTCTGAGTGTGGAAAATGTGCCAGAATGGCAAAAACCATCATTGATAAAGAATTATCTATTACACCTAAGTACTACGAAGTAGCCTAG